The window GTTGCTAGCTCGAGGCGTTAGAATGTCTTTCAGCATCTGCCAGCGGTCATGGTGGTACGCATCAGGCTAGCGGTCAAAGTAATGGACATTTGGGTACTCCACGTGGTGTTCTTGAGCTTTCTGATCCTAATTCTAATTGGGTGTCAAGCGGTGTTTCATCTACTGTGGACACTCGTTTTAAACTGAGTCTAGCCGCCCATTCCCTCTCAAAGCTATTAAGGGAAGCAACTGCACTATTAAGGAGTTCTGAAATTGTTTTGTGTGAGAAACTCTCTGGATTTCAACATAAGCTACAAACATCTTTGGAGCTATTTTACCAGAGGTTTTCTTTATCTTCATCTTTCCTACGTAATACGGTACGCAGTTTCCACTAATAATACTTGCACATCATATTCCTTTTCTCACTTAATCTAATTTGACAACTCATGTACTTTTGACTGCCATGCGTAATCTGGTACTTTGTTTTCTATCGGCAGATGAGTATGTCAGCATACAACAGTGGGTTACTACTATCCATGGGATACAATGTATTTCAGGAAAATAGTTCCTCAGGACGCTCACTAAATAAGTCCCAGACAAATGAAGATCTCCTCCAATATTCAGCTTTGTGTAAATTGATTCTAAAAGCGACCGAAGAGAACTCGTTTATATTGTCACGTATCATTGCTGCATGCAGTGTCACTTGCTTTCACTCAGTGCCATGCTTAGAGGAAAACAAGGTGTCATCTGGACCTGAGCCAAAGTTGTCTAATGCTTTACGATTTTACTTTCAGGGCATTCTGCAATCCTTCTCTAGTTTTGAAACTACTATAAGGCTGTGCTTGAACTCCTCTTTGGAAGACGTGAAAACAAGACTCGCCGTTGTTCTTGATTTAGTCGAATATTGCTCAAGACTCGCAATGGCTTGGATCCTAGGGGATGTAGACTGTCTCTTTCGAATGGTGCAGCCTTTGACGATATCATATTTTCATGGACATATGCCTTACGAGGTCGACCTGGAAAGCCTGAAGAGAGTGTACCACCAAGAAGTTTCTGTTAGTGTTCCAGATGCGTCAGATGCAGGACTTAATTCTATTGTTGAGAACAACGAAGTTGGATACCCAGTGAGCTCAATTCCAGGAGATGAAAGGCGTCTTGTAACACAAGCATGTTTCTGGAGGCATGTTTCGGACTTTGTGAAACATAAGATGGTATCGACTTCGATTGATCTAGATGATGGTATCTCGAATAGTGAATCCTCAGAGAAATTTGATGCTCAGACATCGTTCGATTCTAGTGGTGACATTGTATGTGTAACTGAGAAGATCATGTCCGTTCTGGGAAAAACACTGGTTAGCACCATAGCTCAACTGTCTTCCTACCATGTAAAACAACTTGTACTGTCCTTGAAACAGAAATTAGAGAAGAGAATTCAGGTTCCTACCTTGTTATGGTTGCACGGATGTCGGGAATCTCAGGCAAATTTTATTAATCGAGCTATCCCAGATTCAAGTACAGAGAATGAAGACAACAGCGACCTTGCAGTTTCTGTGAGGTTTTGGACACTTTGCGTTGATCCTCATTTAGTACTCGAAGCTTTCTTGCTAGAAAATTTTGACATATCTGAATGGTCAAAACTTAAACCATTGGAAGATTGGAGCAATATGTACAGAGAAATAAAGGGGAAGAATGAGCTCAATGTGCCATGCAATCAAGATGGTCTGAGTAGTAATGAAGTGGCTTCACTTGCAAACCACGCTTCTAATTCTTCGCAGAAAACTGCAACTGCCAGTGAAAATTCTGCTTTCCAGGACCCCAAAGAAATCCATAAGAGGACCGGGGAGCTTATACAGGTAATTGTAATTCTTACATAAACGAACTAGTTACTGATTAACATTTGTCATCTTGTGTGATCGAGTATTCTTATCTTTCTAACAGGCCATTTGTATCAATGCCATCAACCATCGGCAAGCTGCACTAGCTAGCAACCGCAAGGTCAGTTATTGTTACAGTCTGACTTAGCACTTGTTCTGTCTTTACTTTCTTGTGAATTTTATAAGTTGTGGTAACTTTCTATAGACTAAAAACATTAGCCATGCATAAATTGAGTCTAAATCCTGGAAAACCTCTAATCATCTTTATCCGGCATATGTATGTCGAGATAAAGGTTTCTGATGATATTGCATGTTGCCGTAGCAACACCGAGTTTATGTTTGTTGTTGCAGTGTTTTTCTACGGGTTGTATAAATATGGCATCAGAGACAAACACATCCCTAACTGTGGATTCTGTTACATGCAGGGTATAATTTTCTTTAACCAAGAAGATGGTGGTCCTTGCTATGATCAGTCAAACTATATTTGGTCAGATGCTGATTGGCCACGTAATGGTTGGGCTAACTCTGAGTCAACCCCTGTTCCAACATGTGTCTCACTCGGTGTTGGTCTTGGGGACAAAAAAGGAGCACACCTTGGGTTAGGTGGGGCCACTGTTGGTGATTTTTCTCTTTCCAAGCCATGGAAATCTCACAGGGTTCCGGCTTACACTGGGTTAGGAGTCTCTGGTCTAGGTTGGCAAACTCAAGAAGATTTTGAGCAGTTTATTGATCCTCCCCCAACAGTTGAAACTGTTATTGCAAGCGCATTCTCTAGTCACCCAACAATGCCTCTCTTCTTGGTTGGCTCAAGCAACACTCACATTTACTTGTGGGAGGTATGAACCCAAACATTTGCTTCATCTGTTTAATTTCGTTTTTAATCAAGTCACTTTAACTAGTGTCTACTGAATGTTAACGATGATAAAATGAAGCATTTTGACAGGATGGCATCTCTTAAATATCCTTGTGGATCttataatgcaaacattgaatCTTGCAGTTTGGAAAAGACAGAGCTACTGCAACTTACGGTGTCCTGCCTGCTGCAAATGTTCCTCCTCCATATGCTTTGGCGTCAATATCAGCAGTTCAATTCGGTCCATGCGGACACAGATTTGCTAGCGCTGCACTTGATGGAACGGTATGCACCTGGCAATCAGAAGTTGGAGGAAGAAGCAATGTCTATCCTGTTGAGTCATCTATTTGCTTCAATGGCTTTGCATCGTACGTTTCATGATCCTTAAATCTTTACGTTCTCGTTCCCTAGTATGCCAAAAAATACTCCCAATTGGGGTTATTGCAATCAATCATGAAAGTCACCTTTTTCTATTATTATGGTTGCAGAGATGTGAAATATATTAGTTCGAGTGGATCTATAGTTGCAGCTTCAGGATATAGCTCAAGTGGTGCCAACGTAGTTGTATGGGATACTCTAGCTCCCCCTTCAACCTCCCAGGCATCTATCAGTTGTCATGAAGGTCGCTTTCATTTGAAAACTGCAGACAAATCAAGTCATCATTACTATCATTTTCACATAGCTCTAACTCTTAACAACTTTCTCTTTCATGAAGGTGGTGCACGCTCAATCTCGGTGTTTGATAATGACATTGGTAGTGGCTCGATTTCTCCAATGATTGTAACGTGGCAAAAACAAGAAGCAGAGGAACGCTGACGGAAGATCTTCTACTGACGGAGATCAGAACAAGAATGGGATGCTTTGGTATATACCAAAGGCTCACTTAGGTGAAAAAAGTTTATACCGTTCCTTTTCTATTTCTGAGAAATTCGACTGACATTGATTGATACATGCAAAATCCAGGGAGTGTGACCAAGATATCGACAATACCACGGACAAGTCTGTTCTTGACAGGAAGCAAAGACGGAGATGTGAAACTTTGGGATGCAAAAGCAGCAAAGATGATTCATCACTGGCCTAAACTACACGAAAGGCACACTTTTCTGCAGCCAAACTCTAGAGGCTACGGTGGAATCATCCGAGTAAGTAAAACTGAAACCTTTTGGTTTGGCTTTTCGTTTATTGCTTCTCAGATAAGATTGGATACTTTTCGGGATTAGTTCAGAGCAGTTCTTGTAGTCCCTATTGAATTTGTATTTTGAGTTTCTTGTGTTAAAAAAATGTGGTGCAGGCTGGGGTGACAGACATACAAGTTTGTCCGAATGGATTCATCACTTGTGGTGGTGATGGCACTGTGAAGTTCGTCAGCCTCAGAAATTCCTAACTGCTATTGCCGAGAAAACGAGCTTAGGCTTGAATGTTTCTATTGAATACGTGATTTCTTCTCAAAAGGTATATTTCAGAttcgttaatttttttttgtaatgcaTTATTTTTTCCCACCTATGGTATATTTTGTGTGTTCACATACACGCACAttaagataattacgaagaatTGCCAAGAAATGTTGAATTGACCttaatccaaaattttaaacttttatttgacTTGACTTCAAAATCCATATCATCATCACCTATTTATCTTTGACCTGGTTTGCATTGACTTGGTTGCATCGGATTTTTGACCGGATTAATCGGACTGGTTCCAATCAGATTGGAGATTTTAAAGTTGAATAAAAGATTTAGGCTGTCAATTGTTAGGATCCGCTTAACTGTTATTTTTCAGCTGAATATTTGACTTGACTTCAAAATCCATATCATCATCACCTAGTTATCTTTGACCTGGTTTGCATTGACTTGGTTGCATCGGATTTTTGACCGGATTAATCGGACTGGTTCCAATCAGATTGGAGATTTTAAAGTTGAATAAAAGATTTAGGCTGTCAATTGTTAGGATCCGCTTAACTGTTATTTTTCAGCTGAATATTCTTTTCTTTGTGTGGTTAATATTGCAGTGTGTACATTTCgagttttaagttttgtttttgttcagcAAGCATATAAATATCCAGGTTCAACCAATAATACATTTTGATTGATGTTGAGTGCGGATTCAGTTTTGTAGAAatgttttttctaaaacatttttatagactagaataaaaccaaataagcctgaataaataatttataagcccatattttgtaaataagtaCTTGTCCAACAGTTTAATAAGATTATGAAATCCCTGGCGGCCATTGTATTACGTAGTGGATTATGTTATCTTGTGGTTATATATTAAGCAGATGAAACGATTTGAATCATCAATGTTTTGATTATATTAGCACGTATTATTTCATAATGATGCTAAGATCACACAAGGGTCCAtttcattaaataaatattcaaaagaagTTGGTTGTACTTCTTATATGGTGCTAATTATGACCGAATATATTAAGCATCTTATTAGAAAAATCTTATTTGTTTAACTTCTATTGGATCacataataaactaaaaaatgtaTAGTGTAACTATCAAATGGAGCATAGTGGACATAGACAATTAACCATAATGACTTGAAGGAACTTTGCTTCACCTAACGTTCTATTTACTAGAACGACGCCCACAATATTTACATTCTGTGTACCTAATTTTCAAATCCATCGTAAACCAAATTATCATGTTAAACGAAATCAATGCTTTAGACAGGTTTTACTAAAAGTAAAAAATTATTCAATGCTTTAGAAAATGTTAGCGTCGTcatgttagaaaaaaaaatacgttAATTTATACCGTGCTAGATGTTAAATTCGTTCGAGTTAGTTTACTTTAACTCATCTCATCACTATTACAagtcattttgtttttttttttactgttaaTCAGGACACAATTATCCAGAGTTCCCTCCAAATAATAATGTAGGATAAAAGGTCTTatccgtaaaaaaaaaagaagatttatTAGAAAAAACGAAGCCCCACTCTATCTTCCAGTTTCACGACACGTGTAATAAATATCTAATCGAACGGCTCTCGCGTAAAATCTATGGGGCAAAATCTGTGGTTCCGACACAGAAACATAACTATGGGTTCTTAACTTCTTACTAAAAACGTAACGGTGTCGTTTTAGTGGAAGTTTGCGTGCTGAATAACCCAGGAAGAAAACGATAAACTGCAAGAGATTCAAAAGCTTAATcagaagcaaacaaaaaaatatctgacAATTCTAtcttctttttcgtttttttttctttgtttcctCTCTTTCACGAGAGTGACTTCTCAGTTTCGCTAAATCCGATTGATTCTTCTCCTTTTCCGCTCCCGATTGCTTACTCTTTCCTctggttagttttttttttttaaactgcaaATTATTGTTGTTTCTCTGagatatttattagtttttagacGATGATTATGATGCCGACAATATAGGTAATGATCGGGTTTTGATGTTTTGTTAGAATCTGCCGCTAATTTCGTGTCTTAAGTTTAACAATTAAGTTtgctttctgtttttgtttgctTCAGACAAAATTAGGAACTCAATCTTCAGTTTCCGTTAAAGCAAAACATCAGATTCTCTGTTATTGGGTGATGAGATCTGTCTTTATTTGTCCATTTTCAGACAAAAAGATtccaactttaaaaaaaaaaaaaagattcattttCTTCTATAAGTGGAATCAAGATTTGATCTTTCAATTGATTGGTTCTGCTTTTGTATCTTCAGAGAGTTATGGTGAAATGATGGCAGCAGGAGAAGCAAGAGCTGTGTGGCAAAGAACAGTTAACCGTTACTTTGTCCAAGAAGACGCTAAAAGAGCTCCCAAGTTAACAACCTCTTCTTGCCAATCTTCTTCATCAACTGTTTCATCTAAACAGGTTGAAGATTCTGGATCTTCTCGTCCCGTTGTTGATCCACACAACCAATCATCAATTTGTCCAAGTTTCATGCCTCGTCATCCAAACCCGAACTTCCCTCATCTGTCACCAAACAACACCAGTTTGTGGGGACATCATCATCACATTCAGCAAGACCACAAGGAACCAGTGAACACTCCATTGGAAGCTGAGGTTGATATCTCTGAGAAGAAACCTGAATTGGGAGCCAAGTCTTTTAAGTCTGAAAGCTTTCAAGAGTTTATAGAGTTGATGGAGACAAGGGAAAGTTATGTTTCTTTTGGGAAAGATGAATCCTCCTCTGAGAACAAGCTACTAAATGAGTTACCTTTCGATCCCACCTCTCCATGGAACCCTCTCTCTAGCGAGAAAGCTGCACCATGGTGGAGAACTACAGACAAAGATGAGTTAGCTTCTTTAGTTGCACAGAGGTCTCTAGACTTTGTTGAGAACTGTGACCTCCCAACACCACAGAAGATGAACCGCTCTTACTATGGCAGCCCACGCTCTTTCGACTCTGATCACTCTTTCTCTAACCGAACCATCCACGAGCGCGTGACAAACAGAGGAAACAGCTTCAAGAACAGAACCGAGGAGGCTTCCTCTGAGTCTGGCTTGAGCAAATCCGAGCTGCTAGAAGCGCTGAGACGCTCTCAAACGCGAGCTAGGGAAGCTGAAAACATGGCGAAAGAAGCGTGCGCAGAGAAAGAGCACTTGGTGAAGCTCTTGTTGAAGCAAGCCTCAGAGCTTTTTGGGTATAAGCAGCTGCTGCAACTTCTTCAGCTTGAATCTTTGTACCACCAAATCAAGAGCAAGAAGATTGAGGACAACAAGGAGCCCCCACCTGTTTCCATCCCTTGGAGCAATACCAAAGGGAGAAAACCggggagaaagagaaggagcAAAAGGAGTAAACCGAATGGGTTTGTTGGTTTAGCGTTGGGGATGAGTCTGGTTGGTGCTGGGTTGCTTCTGGGGTGGACTGTTGGATGGATGCAGATGTTTTCTTTCTAGtctgagaagagaagaagagacgtTCAAATtccactctctttttttttttctcactgaGCAGCTTTGAGTATGTAATCTGTTGTAAGAATTTTGTTAATATTGTGTTTCTAGTTTGATCTTAAAATGAAATGATCTTTCATGTAAGTATCTGTCATGTAACATATGCATATGTTAAGTTGTTAGCTATATGATCTTTCTTTCATGTacacaaaaatagttttatgtatatttCTTCTTTGCTTTATGTTTTGTGTATTTATTGAAATTTGAAAGACTTTTTTTGTAGGTAGTTTACACAAATGTAAAAATGTTTGTgtgaatatacatataaattttgtTCAAAATTTACCCATTTTCGTTTCAGTATATATGATGTTTCAAGTGATTTTTGTTGGTGTTTCAGGGGATTTTTGTTGATTTACAATATAAATGtttgggcaaatctccaaaatagcacatttctaagtttatatcacaaaaatagcacttaaaaactaaaatgaccaaaatagcattttatcttttgaaaaatttaaatttttttatttttcaaaatttgaaatcttatccccaaaacctcacttctcaactctaaaccctaaaccctaaattttaaaccctaaaccccaccccttaagtgctatttttgtgacttttggccttgagtgctagtttgggaacaaaaacttgatttagtgctattttggtctttttctctaaatGTTTTCACatgtcaaaaaaaatatcatttaatcaaATTATTAAGAGCACTTGGAACAAAATAATAGCTAGCTGGACtatataaatcattatttaccTGGAAAGTTACATTAGTGGAAAGTTTTTTTAACTGCTAGGTTAAAAAAAGGAAAGGTAGAGACACTCAGGCCCAATGACCCGACTTGAGAGGATCCTTTAAATGGATAGTCCGGAATCAAAAGAGACTATACTACCAATCTAATCGAATCGAATCGAAGAAGAATCATAACTCAATCGACGACGACGAGCTCGGAAGAGACTGAGATCAGATAGTGCGTGCGAAAAAAAGATGCCGGTGATGGAGAAACTGAGGATGTTCGTCGCGCAGGAGCCTGTCGTCGCCGCCTCCTGCTTAATCGGCGGTGTTGGTAATGCAACCCTAATCCAATCTCTCTATTCGATTCGTTTGCTCCCCTGATCGAAAAATCTGGGGATTGTCTAGCTTCGCGTTGAATTGATTGTCTAATGTGTTCAATTTTGGTCTGAGGATATAGAAATGCCTCTGAGGGGGGGGATCTGAGATTTGCCATATCTAGGGTTTTTTCAAAGAGGGGGGAGAtttaaagtttgaatctttacaAGTGTTAGATGATGCGGGCTTCTTTCATTTTGTATTAGTTTGTAGAAAGACCATGTCTTTGAGATTGTGAGTGTTAGCATTTTTTTTCTGATGCTTCTTGTAGGACTCTTTCTGCCTGCTGTTGTGAGGCCTATTCTAGACTCGCTCGAGGCATCTAAGCAAGTTAAAGCGCCTCCTCTTACCGATGTAAGTATTTATAACACATTCATCTATGTGCCAAGTCTTTGTTATATGGTTTATATTGTTTTGATGATCCGGAATCTGATGATTTCACCAGTTGCGTAGCTGAATGTTTGGATGATTGCGAGTTTTgtgttcttgttgttgtgtgtTGTAATATAACATCATTTCAATGTTTTGCTTCTCTTCACTTTGCTGCATATTGTTGTCATTCTCTTATTAGTTCATGTATGTGTCTCTGTTACATTCTATGCTTTTCGTCATGTCATGATCACGTTTTGTTGATTTCACAAACAAGGATAGAGACTTGTTAGTTAACAACTTGTTTAATAACTCAGTATTTGAAATATGCATAGGCAAACACAATGCTTTAAGTGTTTACTCAGATCCAATTTTGCTTTTTTTGCAGGTTATTGCTGGAGTTACAGGGAAGAAACAGACCTAATACAAGCAATGATTTCCTCTGTTTTCTTACATTCAGATCATCATTATTCCTTTTTGTCTTTAACTCTTTCTATTTGCAAATCAAATAAGCCAAGACTCcatgtttttatttgttctgAAACTTACATAAAAGGCATGTGTGTTTGTACActcttttcatctttttatcAGATGTAATGGAAAAGCTTGAAAGTTTTTGTTTGCCATGGCTCATGAGtcttgaaattatatatatatttatacatacaCACATCACAAAGATATTAGTTTTACTAGTCTTATAAGAGCATTCTTTTAGTAGCTCTTCTGATCCTCAATAGGTAGATCAGAAGATCAGTTTTTGTCTTGTAATGCATTTGAAAATATTGCTCAAAGACTTTCTCttctcagcttcttcttcttccatggcATTGCTTGCTTCAATCCCTTACATAAACCTCCCTGCAATTACCCAACCAGACCCTACAAGTAAGAGACATGACTTTTGGGAAGACAAAGTCACAAAGAAAGAACTGTTACTTTACCCAAAAGTGAGATCCTTTTAGAGAGCCACCACCACCATGGAAACTCCCTGAGCTGTTAAACTTCATGATCTTCATGTTGTTGTTATTATTGATCTCACCTGCTCTCTCCTTCTCCGACGGAAAGACATAACTACCCCTGACGACAACGTCCCCTCCCCCTTTCTTCCTAATGAACCCAAAGAGCCGATGCTTCCTCTCAGGCAATGGCAATTCACCCGGAAGGAGCAAGCGTGGAGGCAGATCAAGACATTTTGGgtaaggaagaggaagaagagggtTCTTGGGCTTGCCTGGTTGCTCTTCCCAGCAAAACGGAACAGAAGCAAGTGTGTGAATAGGAGAAGCAAACACAGATGGAGTTGCAGGTGACGAAGTGTACAGCAATGATCTTGACTTGGCAGCTAACACAAGAGCCAGCTTGTCCTTCTCTTCTCTCATTCTTTTTGTTTGCTCTGTTTCTTTCTTGCTTGCTTCGTCTTCAGCATAAGGCTCTATCTCTTTTTAGGTAGTGGAGACTAGGAGTGAAGATATAGTAGATAAATGCATTAAATGTGTCTCAACATTTCTGATTATTAACTGATCGGACGGTGGAATTTTTGACTATGACTAAAATAGACAACCATTCATAAAAGTCTATCCTCTCTTGTAAATGGAAACACGTCAccaatatttattattcacttttttactattttaaaaatatataatgttacGTTGTATCTGTCTGCATCACTATATATAGTATGCTTtgaaaaaatatacataaaactaaaatgaatagTAATAATAACTCTAACCCGATTGATAAAAATTTGCGCATGAGACTGCTGTTCTAGCAATCTTTTTGTCGTCTTGACCAATATATATTTTCGTTTAATCAACGATGATGTGTGATTAACTTTTTATCATCTTCTGTTCATGCAACTAGACACATACTGCTTGTGATACTACtctgtatttaagattttttttttgggaatttgtAACTACTTGTATACAATTAATAAAGTGAATGACTATAGAACTGACGTCAAAATAATCTGCCGACAAATGACTTTATTGTGAATCTGTGATTAACGATGTAAAGAAAGCTGAAACTGGACCCaaatgttgtttcatgcatcaGTGAACGTTCCCACCGACAGCAAGCTTATTATGATCTCTCTCAAGCTTAGTGTGCCTTTGCCAAGTCTAAAGACCAGAACGATGATTTACTTTaacaacaaaattaataaaatacgaTGAATGTGGTCTTAGGTgattgttttataatattaaagtcgataatataatgaaaaaaaacaaataaaaagagagGTGGGTCTTTTGTTACACGGAACACAAGATTAAGGGAGCAGGTTATTTGCATTTGTCTTCTTAaatacaattattattatttaataaaaaatgatttatcaTACCAAAATTTATCAAATTTGCATGTTTTTGGAATGACCACGTTTTTATAAATAGGCTAGCTAGTCAAACTGAGTAGAACAGTGTTATAGGCTCCTTATATAGGCCTACATTACTACCATgataatcattttaattaggCCTAAGAACGATCATAACATCCACAAATAAGAACTAGAAGGGTTTAAAAGACTAGAGAAActggttgataaaaaaaagacaagagaaACTATAAAACATAGCAAGCAATTTAATAATCATACAATCCAACATGAATAAAACAATTAATTACGGGTTAAACAacattttaaatacaaaatatcatCTTTTATGAGATTCTGATCAGTTTCAAagcattttatttttcttgaaaaGAGAAAATATGATGTTAAATAACACATCATATTTTATTCTTCTAACACATCATATTTTATTCTTCTAACACATCATTAGTCATTACAAGTTTACGACAAAATGTATTATAGTCTTTTATGTTAAATAACAAACCACCTAATTGGCTTCAACTTATAAAACAAACCACCTAACTTTGTGACTCAGTGAGAGAATCCAACCCAAGAGCTTCGTGGTAATTAAAGTTTAACTGTCCTCTGGTCCGGTTCAAGATGTACCATCGTACATTCATCATCCAACAATGACTTTGAGCTCATTTTCTTGACCTCATCACTCGAATATATGAACAACTTCTTGGCCATCTTACAGAACTCACTGCAAATTTCAAGAGATCATGTTTAAGAAACAATCATAAACACTTTAGAGAGTGAGAGAGACAAGAGAGTTACGTACTCCCATGGATCATCTCCTACAAGCATCATGTCTCCTTCATCATCAGTAAACACAATAGCCCATTTGTCTTTAGTCCTAAGCTCTCCTTCAATCTCAAACATTTTCTCTAACTCTCTGATTAGTTCATCGTATGATCTCAACAACGTTAAATCAACCGCACGTCCCACCGCTGTTCCTTGCATTTGCACCTTttcaagaacaaaaaaatacacaaaCGTTTGTCTCTTTCTTGATTGCCAAGTAAAGAGTTAACGGTTTCTTATTTACCTTGGTTCGGCTTCTTGTTGATGATGTTTGCTGCTTCTGATCCTTCGATGAGTTAGGATCTTGACATTTGGCAGAACCAGTGTTATTTGAATCAACGCTTATTAGTTGCTGCTTGTCATTAGGGTTTGGAGCAGAAGCAGGCTTGCTCTTGAGATCGAATCCGAATAACCTACAGCAACTTGTGGCTGGAGCCTCGGTTTTGTTCGAGTTTCTTTCACTTGATGGATCTTGAAACAACAGTTTGAGTGATGGACTTGGCTCGTGGCTCTTAGGGAACCTGCTCAAGAAGTTAGAAGCCACAGGACTCCCAGTGATTTCTGCAATGCAGGAGACGAAAGTTTAACCTAAGATCTGGTCAAGATTCATAAACCGAGACGTAAAGCTTGTCTTTCAAGGTACCTGAAACTGATGGATCAATGGGTCTTGACCGCTTGGACTTTGAATATGGTTGAGTAGGTGATGTGGTTAGCGTGGATGGCAAGAAAGGCTCAATCTCCCACGGAGAGACCTTGTTTGGTCTCTGAACTGTAGATGACTCGTCCCATTGGACCTTAAGGAAGAAAATTGGTAAAGCTTACAGAAAGTTTGTAGCAagaatcatataatatatagtcCCTAGAGagttgtgttacaaaaaaaaaaaatctttagagAGCGTTTCATATTCACTAAACCTGCAATGATCTCCACTTTGAAGCTGGCCATTGAGGAGATAGATCTCCAGTACCAACAATAGTACCCGTAAATCTGAAGAAGGAAACAACAAAGATTTCAAACAACAAGAATCAAGACAAGACTGAAACAAAAAAACGGTAATAAAACAAAATGGtaataaaagagaaaatgagAAAGATACATTCTCTCTGGAGACTCTTCTCCTTCAAACCTCATCCTAAACCTCATACCAATACCAAATCCTTTCTTCATCGCAGCCATATACTTGTTTACACTTATTATGAACTGGCTTATCCTGAAAACATATCAAAGCTTTATTACCATCCCTTTACTAGCTGGAATCCAAAGCTTGAAACATTTACCTAGGCTTATACAAGACAACAAACATAGTTGTTGTGTTAAAAGCATGAGAAGCTGTAGCAAGAACTCCCAAATGCATACTCTGACTCGAGATAACCGATGCAGGCATTGTGCTTTGTTGCT is drawn from Brassica rapa cultivar Chiifu-401-42 chromosome A05, CAAS_Brap_v3.01, whole genome shotgun sequence and contains these coding sequences:
- the ARF11 gene encoding auxin response factor 11, with product MENVVDDQLYMELWKACAGPLVEVPRYDERVFYFPQGHMEQLVASTNQRVVDKDIPVFNLPPKILCRVLNVMLKAEHETDEVYAQITLQPEEDQSEPTSLDPPLTEPAKQTVDSFVKILTASDTSTHGGFSVLRKHATECLPPLDMTQATPTQELVARDLHGYEWRFKHIFRGQPRRHLLTTGWSTFVTSKRLVAGDAFVFLRGHQTGDLRVGVRRLAKQQSTMPASVISSQSMHLGVLATASHAFNTTTMFVVLYKPRISQFIISVNKYMAAMKKGFGIGMRFRMRFEGEESPERIFTGTIVGTGDLSPQWPASKWRSLQVQWDESSTVQRPNKVSPWEIEPFLPSTLTTSPTQPYSKSKRSRPIDPSVSEITGSPVASNFLSRFPKSHEPSPSLKLLFQDPSSERNSNKTEAPATSCCRLFGFDLKSKPASAPNPNDKQQLISVDSNNTGSAKCQDPNSSKDQKQQTSSTRSRTKVQMQGTAVGRAVDLTLLRSYDELIRELEKMFEIEGELRTKDKWAIVFTDDEGDMMLVGDDPWDEFCKMAKKLFIYSSDEVKKMSSKSLLDDECTMVHLEPDQRTVKL
- the LOC103866458 gene encoding uncharacterized protein At4g00950, coding for MREEKDKLALVLAAKSRSLLYTSSPATPSVFASPIHTLASVPFCWEEQPGKPKNPLLPLPYPKCLDLPPRLLLPGELPLPERKHRLFGFIRKKGGGDVVVRGSYVFPSEKERAGEINNNNNMKIMKFNSSGSFHGGGGSLKGSHFWGGLCKGLKQAMPWKKKKLRRESL
- the LOC103866456 gene encoding uncharacterized protein LOC103866456 — its product is MMAAGEARAVWQRTVNRYFVQEDAKRAPKLTTSSCQSSSSTVSSKQVEDSGSSRPVVDPHNQSSICPSFMPRHPNPNFPHLSPNNTSLWGHHHHIQQDHKEPVNTPLEAEVDISEKKPELGAKSFKSESFQEFIELMETRESYVSFGKDESSSENKLLNELPFDPTSPWNPLSSEKAAPWWRTTDKDELASLVAQRSLDFVENCDLPTPQKMNRSYYGSPRSFDSDHSFSNRTIHERVTNRGNSFKNRTEEASSESGLSKSELLEALRRSQTRAREAENMAKEACAEKEHLVKLLLKQASELFGYKQLLQLLQLESLYHQIKSKKIEDNKEPPPVSIPWSNTKGRKPGRKRRSKRSKPNGFVGLALGMSLVGAGLLLGWTVGWMQMFSF
- the LOC103866457 gene encoding uncharacterized protein LOC103866457; the protein is MPVMEKLRMFVAQEPVVAASCLIGGVGLFLPAVVRPILDSLEASKQVKAPPLTDVIAGVTGKKQT